One Coccinella septempunctata chromosome 1, icCocSept1.1, whole genome shotgun sequence DNA window includes the following coding sequences:
- the LOC123322648 gene encoding uncharacterized protein LOC123322648 isoform X1, producing MDKISFGSHENLIDHLEQMHSLVIQQSSHHFANKKDFEAWRSLSNRNVDYILERAVKIDSAEEYIYCNCNRSNTIGYLSPCSQRNMKKGGSIKISGLCPSRISVKINSSGNIFIASHYIRSFILFQEWRSNISRHMLVIMMNFNLNVSPILSRKCLQTNLLPEE from the exons ATGGATAAAATATCATTTGGATCCCACGAAAATTTGATAGATCATTTGGAGCAGATGCATTCTTTGGTAATCCAACAGTCTAGCCATCATTTTGCAAACAAGAAAGATTTTGAGGCTTGGAGATCTCTTTCCAACAGGAATGTAGATTACATTTTAGAACGAGCAGTTAAAATTGATTCTGCTGAAGAATATATTTATTGTAACTGCAATCGTAGTAATACTATAG gATATTTGAGTCCGTGTAGCCAACGAAATATGAAGAAGGGAGGCAGCATTAAGATATCTGGATTATGTCCATCAAGAATTTCTGTTAAAATTAACAGTTCTGGTAACATTTTTATAGCATCACATTACATTCgttcattcattttatttcaggagTGGCGGTCAAATATATCGAGACACATGTTGGTCATAATGATGAACTTCAATCTAAACGTCTCTCCAATACTCAGCAGGAAATGCTTGCAAACAAACTTGTTGCCGGAGGAATGA
- the LOC123322648 gene encoding uncharacterized protein LOC123322648 isoform X2 — translation MDKISFGSHENLIDHLEQMHSLVIQQSSHHFANKKDFEAWRSLSNRNVDYILERAVKIDSAEEYIYCNCNRSNTIGYLSPCSQRNMKKGGSIKISGLCPSRISVKINSSGVAVKYIETHVGHNDELQSKRLSNTQQEMLANKLVAGGMSS, via the exons ATGGATAAAATATCATTTGGATCCCACGAAAATTTGATAGATCATTTGGAGCAGATGCATTCTTTGGTAATCCAACAGTCTAGCCATCATTTTGCAAACAAGAAAGATTTTGAGGCTTGGAGATCTCTTTCCAACAGGAATGTAGATTACATTTTAGAACGAGCAGTTAAAATTGATTCTGCTGAAGAATATATTTATTGTAACTGCAATCGTAGTAATACTATAG gATATTTGAGTCCGTGTAGCCAACGAAATATGAAGAAGGGAGGCAGCATTAAGATATCTGGATTATGTCCATCAAGAATTTCTGTTAAAATTAACAGTTCTG gagTGGCGGTCAAATATATCGAGACACATGTTGGTCATAATGATGAACTTCAATCTAAACGTCTCTCCAATACTCAGCAGGAAATGCTTGCAAACAAACTTGTTGCCGGAGGAATGAGTTCTTGA
- the LOC123322651 gene encoding uncharacterized protein LOC123322651 — MSGNILKYFSVIRGYRRPFPDVLSSRSIHRSLLNRVEKNDVDDKPVKFTTSAAGKFKAKMALKEDDNRLWYEPIVITLSLSVFLLYFLVLREENDIDEEMFTPLYNRIAGLEQVQLKSVIDHSTNKEEIAEAQKRLEEIKDEK, encoded by the exons ATGAGTGGTAATATTTTGAAATACTTTTCGGTCATACGTGGGTATAGGAGGCCTTTTCCTGATGTTTTATCATCAAG GTCTATACATAGATCACTATTGAACAGAGTAGAAAAAAATGATGTAGATGATAAACCGGTGAAATTTACAACTAGTGCTGCTGGAAAATTTAAAGCTAAAATGGCCTTGAAAGAAGATGATAATAGGCTTTGGTATGAACCAATAGTTATTACTTTAAGTTTGAGTGTTTTTCTTCTATACTTcctagttttgcgagaagaaaatGATATAGATGAGGAAATGTTTACACCCTTGTATAATAGAATTGCAGGTTTAGAGCAGGTTCAATTGAAATCTGTTATTGATCATAGCACAAATAAAGAAGAAATTGCTGAGGCTCAAAAAAGACTTGAAGAAATTAAGGacgaaaaataa